The genomic window GAGGCTGAAGAAGAAGACCCCGAAGACCAGGGCCGTGCTCACGCGCACGGTCATGTTCTTCGTGTCCACCTTGGGCGTGGTCCGTTCCATCAGATCCCCCCGAAGCGTCGTTCGCGCTGGGCGTAGTCGTCGAGTGCTTGCTGCAGTTCCGCGGGACCGAAGTCGGGCCAGAGGAGGTCGGTCATGTGGAGTTCAGCGTAGGCGGACTGCCAGAGCAGGAAGTTCGAGATGCGGTGTTCCCCGCTGGTGCGGATGAGCAGGTCCACATCGGGCACACCGGCCGTCCAGAGCCGGGCGCCCAGGGCCGCCTCATCCACCTGCTCGGGCCGCAGGCCGTCCTCGACGCAGCGCCGGGCCGCCTGGGCCAGCTCCAGCCGGGACCCGTAGTTCACGGCCAGGTGGAAGGTCATGCCGGTGTTCTGGGCGGTGGCCGCCTCCAGGGTCTTCATGTCCGCCTGGATGCCCGAAGGCATGCCTTCGAGGGCGCCCAGGTGGTGGAAGCGGATGCCCTTCTTGGT from Geothrix sp. includes these protein-coding regions:
- the uppS gene encoding polyprenyl diphosphate synthase, translating into MTVPTHVAIIMDGNGRWAAQRGWPRIKGHKAGVQAVERILEAASDAGIRHLSLYAFSTENWKRPPQEVGALMALLRMYLRMFVHQLTKKGIRFHHLGALEGMPSGIQADMKTLEAATAQNTGMTFHLAVNYGSRLELAQAARRCVEDGLRPEQVDEAALGARLWTAGVPDVDLLIRTSGEHRISNFLLWQSAYAELHMTDLLWPDFGPAELQQALDDYAQRERRFGGI